Proteins from a genomic interval of Oncorhynchus nerka isolate Pitt River unplaced genomic scaffold, Oner_Uvic_2.0 unplaced_scaffold_257___fragment_2___debris, whole genome shotgun sequence:
- the LOC135568839 gene encoding protein ANKUB1-like, protein MCLCLPGATLRLDTWDGWAEFLRGCFLGHRLTVQRHLSRERPVMRFQLRVALYIAASLGHLDLAGWLLERGVRVIEPVGVHPYREWCHQTAHPDVAKCPAVASIERGQLTILKLFIASSVLTLACRDPQGRDPLRIALQYGHRECVSHLATKLCSVVVLPGMALPMRTYLQIKGWVRLGQRRAASRHCMGLNRAPFRTRVGDTVLVDGFTLPKMSSKPRRSEAKAGIRVMSTASRRLTPINCPSHVSCPLRALASQDKPLQLPKLHPVATRDEREKKRGCGGKGCEEDESGDQNSNQWRSRVPLPPISRDTNLRPVFASPNSAQILTTSLEAFSLHCDRTPRENAINCLTLASAFTQRPWLQQLNVARTLARRSAQHIG, encoded by the exons atgtgtctctgtctcccaggGGCTACTCTACGGTTGGACACCTGGGATGGGTGGGCGGAGTTCCTCAGAGGCTGCTTCCTGGGACACAGACTGACCGTCCAACGACACCTGTCTAGGGAGAGACCTGTGATGAG GTTCCAGCTCCGGGTGGCACTCTACATCGCTGCTTCTCTGGGCCACCTGGACCTGGCCGGCTGGCTGCTGGAGAGGGGGGTGCGTGTCATTGAGCCGGTGGGGGTTCACCCTTACCGTGAGTGGTGCCACCAGACGGCCCACCCCGACGTCGCCAAGTGTCCCGCTGTCGCCTCCATCGAGCGCGGCCAGCTCACCATCCTCAAACTCTTTATCGCCAGCAGCGTTCTGACCCTTGCCTGTCGGGATCCCCAGGGTCGTGACCCCCTGAGGATCGCCCTCCAGTACGGCCACAGGGAGTGTGTGAGTCACCTGGCCACCAAGCTGTGCTCTGTGGTGGTCCTCCCAGGTATGGCCCTGCCCATGCGGACATACCTCCAGATAAAGGGCTGGGTGAGGCTGGGGCAGAGGAGGGCAGCATCCAGGCACTGCATGGGCCTCAACAGGGCTCCGTTCAGGACCAGGGTGGGCGACACGGTCCTGGTGGACGGCTTCACCCTCCCCAAGATGTCCTCCAAGCCCAGGAGGAGTGAGGCCAAGGCGGGTATCAGGGTGATGTCCACAGCCTCTCGACGTTTGACCCCCATCAACTGCCCATCTCATGTATCCTGCCCGCTCCGCGCCCTGGCATCCCAGGATAAACCTCTTCAACTACCGAAGCTACACCCTGTGGCCACGAGGgatgaaagagagaagaagaggggatgTGGAGGGAAGGGATGTGAGGAGGATGAGAGTGGGGATCAGAACAGCAACCAATGGAGGAGCAGAGTCCCGCTCCCGCCCATTTCCAGAGACACCAATCTCAGACCTGTGTTTGCCTCGCCAAACTCCGCCCAGATACTCACCACCTCACTGGAGGCCTTTTCTCTCCACTGCGACCGCACACCCAGAGAAAACGCCATAAACTGTTTGACCTTGGCCAG